In a genomic window of Lycium ferocissimum isolate CSIRO_LF1 chromosome 9, AGI_CSIRO_Lferr_CH_V1, whole genome shotgun sequence:
- the LOC132031291 gene encoding uncharacterized protein LOC132031291 isoform X1 codes for MVSISSWRSDLVTGVLCPKIDGVYPRLPSRTVSYRRSTLKSHDCVHPMFRKVPGRSITHLSLAGDAVKCASFVERNYQSSVNDDEEPFLINSMKQAIWTAKSILLFLAEQPSQLKYIKWPGFQSTMQYNNRKCSCTFRGTFSQPLQTPQLRAMRWLRVGPRGQGNHGVQWRASMHGDMPELKTATLALILVGLFIIALSSVDSALSYMLAIFLRRTA; via the exons ATGGTCAGTATTTCCAGCTGGCGTTCCGATCTAGTTACAG GTGTCTTATGCCCCAAAATTGATGGAGTCTATCCAAGATTACCATCCCGTACTGTGAGTTACCGGAGGAGCACACTCAAAAGTCATGATTGCGTTCACCCCATGTTTAGAAAG GTGCCTGGTAGAAGCATTACACATTTATCTCTAGCTGGTGATGCTGTCAAATGTGCATCATTTGTAGAAAGAAACTATCAATCTAGTGTCAATGACGACGAGGAACCATTTTTGATAAATTCTATGAAGCAAGCTATCTG GACTGCAAAATCTATACTACTATTCTTGGCTGAGCAGCCAAGTCAGCTGAAGTACATAAAATGGCCTGGATTTCAAAGCACG ATGCAATACAATAATAGGAAATGCTCCTGTACATTTCGTGGTACATTTTCACAACCACTACAAACACCACAATTAAGGGCCATGAGATGGCTAAGGGTGGGACCAAGGGGACAAGGCAACCATGGAGTGCAATGGCGTGCGAGCATGCACGGGGACATGCCTGAG CTGAAGACTGCAACGCTGGCGCTTATTCTAGTTGGGTTGTTTATCATTGCTTTATCGTCGGTTGATTCTGCCTTGTCTTATATGTTGGCTATATTTTTGCGG
- the LOC132031291 gene encoding uncharacterized protein LOC132031291 isoform X3: protein MVSISSWRSDLVTGVLCPKIDGVYPRLPSRTVSYRRSTLKSHDCVHPMFRKVPGRSITHLSLAGDAVKCASFVERNYQSSVNDDEEPFLINSMKQAIWTAKSILLFLAEQPSQLKYIKWPGFQSTLKTATLALILVGLFIIALSSVDSALSYMLAIFLRRTA, encoded by the exons ATGGTCAGTATTTCCAGCTGGCGTTCCGATCTAGTTACAG GTGTCTTATGCCCCAAAATTGATGGAGTCTATCCAAGATTACCATCCCGTACTGTGAGTTACCGGAGGAGCACACTCAAAAGTCATGATTGCGTTCACCCCATGTTTAGAAAG GTGCCTGGTAGAAGCATTACACATTTATCTCTAGCTGGTGATGCTGTCAAATGTGCATCATTTGTAGAAAGAAACTATCAATCTAGTGTCAATGACGACGAGGAACCATTTTTGATAAATTCTATGAAGCAAGCTATCTG GACTGCAAAATCTATACTACTATTCTTGGCTGAGCAGCCAAGTCAGCTGAAGTACATAAAATGGCCTGGATTTCAAAGCACG CTGAAGACTGCAACGCTGGCGCTTATTCTAGTTGGGTTGTTTATCATTGCTTTATCGTCGGTTGATTCTGCCTTGTCTTATATGTTGGCTATATTTTTGCGG
- the LOC132032060 gene encoding uncharacterized protein LOC132032060, giving the protein MNDYLMAEDSELWDIICDCPFVSITKDETGAETGPKTRKEGKKILVCSIEADDYNRILSCQYAKEIWDALQNAHEGTSQTIDELIGNLKTYELKRKQDLERREPRKEKNLILKADGKSDSSDDES; this is encoded by the exons ATGAATGACTATCTCATGGCTGAGGATTCTGAGTTGTGGGACATCATCTGTGATTGTCCTTTTGTTTCTATCACGAAAGATGAGACTGGAGCTGAAACAGGTCCAAAGACAAGGAAGGA AGGCAAGAAAATCCTTGTGTGCAGTATTGAGGCTGATGACTACAATCGCATCTTATCATGCCAATATGCGAAGGAGATTTGGGATGCTCTTCAAAACGCTCATGAGGGAACTAGTCAG ACCATTGATGAGCTCATTGGTAATCTCAAAACCTATgagttaaaaagaaaacaagatcTGGAAAGGAGGGAGCCAAGGAAAGAGAAGAACCTAATTCTCAAGGCTGATGGCAAGAGTGATTCAAGTGATGATGAGTCATAA
- the LOC132031291 gene encoding uncharacterized protein LOC132031291 isoform X2, producing the protein MVSISSWRSDLVTGVLCPKIDGVYPRLPSRTVSYRRSTLKSHDCVHPMFRKVPGRSITHLSLAGDAVKCASFVERNYQSSVNDDEEPFLINSMKQAIWTAKSILLFLAEQPSQLKYIKWPGFQSTMQYNNRKCSCTFRGTFSQPLQTPQLRAMRWLRVGPRGQGNHGVQWRASMHGDMPEAKSTQCSMYFLLLA; encoded by the exons ATGGTCAGTATTTCCAGCTGGCGTTCCGATCTAGTTACAG GTGTCTTATGCCCCAAAATTGATGGAGTCTATCCAAGATTACCATCCCGTACTGTGAGTTACCGGAGGAGCACACTCAAAAGTCATGATTGCGTTCACCCCATGTTTAGAAAG GTGCCTGGTAGAAGCATTACACATTTATCTCTAGCTGGTGATGCTGTCAAATGTGCATCATTTGTAGAAAGAAACTATCAATCTAGTGTCAATGACGACGAGGAACCATTTTTGATAAATTCTATGAAGCAAGCTATCTG GACTGCAAAATCTATACTACTATTCTTGGCTGAGCAGCCAAGTCAGCTGAAGTACATAAAATGGCCTGGATTTCAAAGCACG ATGCAATACAATAATAGGAAATGCTCCTGTACATTTCGTGGTACATTTTCACAACCACTACAAACACCACAATTAAGGGCCATGAGATGGCTAAGGGTGGGACCAAGGGGACAAGGCAACCATGGAGTGCAATGGCGTGCGAGCATGCACGGGGACATGCCTGAG